The Vicia villosa cultivar HV-30 ecotype Madison, WI unplaced genomic scaffold, Vvil1.0 ctg.000716F_1_1, whole genome shotgun sequence genome includes a region encoding these proteins:
- the LOC131630698 gene encoding uncharacterized protein LOC131630698: MGKNPIPTLLADTYYAVHFRYEKGRGAITCCLQLLFIWFLSLLPSKGPFVKTRETLKWTHRIMSLTSYDIQWQKYQIIVSEVIVGCGEFDNVPLVGTRGCINYNLVVSLRQLGYTLKDKPADHLVAETVYFEKGSDPEKLKRIIMDWKKIRKHYGAHLGKKESLALTPYVKWIKKRVGNLLLPYDRVAPLQKQPPLILSKFVPTELYKDALVTNYRLHEREHETNLKFFEERDAKMRLMHQLKQVLGTSSSQASVQRRPYELLKEDLRHKQQECIQLQRSESSPKRQKRDSDKQLAEEKAKSARLEEELTRLRAQRRGDGGAHSVIRRS; the protein is encoded by the coding sequence ATGGGAAAGAATCCTATTCCTACATTGTTGGCTGATACTTATTATGCCGTTCATTTCCGATATGAGAAAGGTCGTGGTGCCATCACTTGTTGCCTTCAGTTGTTGTTCATATGGTTCCTCTCTTTGTTGCCCAGCAAAGGACCTTTTGTGAAGACAAGGGAGACACTCAAGTGGACCCACAGGATTATGTCACTTACTTCTTACGATATTCAGTGGCAAAAGTACCAGATCATCGTTTCTGAGGTGATAGTTGGGTGCGGTGAGTTTGATAATGTTCCTTTGGTTGGTACTAGAGGTTGCATCAATTACAATCTCGTGGTATCCTTGCGTCAATTGGGGTATACCTTGAAAGACAAGCCAGCGGATCACTTGGTAGCGGAGACAGTCTATTTTGAGAAAGGGTCGGATccagaaaagttaaagaggataaTTATGGATTGGAAGAAGATCCGTAAGCATTATGGAGCTCATTTAGGGAAGAAAGAATCGCTTGCTCTGACACCGTATGTTAAATGGATTAAAAAGCGGGTCGGAAACTTGTTGTTGCCATATGACAGGGTCGCACCacttcaaaagcaacctcctttgaTTCTATCAAAATTTGTGCCAACAGAACTTTACAAGGATGCTTTGGTTACCAACTACAGGTTGCACGAAAGGGAACATGAGACCAACTTGAAATTCTTTGAAGAAAGAGATGCAAAGATGAGGTTGATGCACCAGCTCAAGCAAGTCTTAGGTACAAGCTCAAGTCAGGCAAGTGTCCAAAGGCGTCCTTATGAGTTGCTAAAAGAAGATTTGCGCCATAAGCAACAAGAGTGTATACAGTTACAGAGATCAGAGAGTAGTCCCAAGAGGCAGAAGCGGGATTCAGATAAACAGCTAGCGGAAGAGAAGGCTAAGTCTGCTCGACTCGAGGAAGAATTAACAAGACTCCGAGCCCAACGAAGAGGAGATGGAGGAGCTCATTCTGTTATCAGACGATCCTAG